GGCCTGGCGCAAGGTCGCCGACGAGTTCCCCGGCGAGCGCTCCTTCGTCGCCGAGGCCTGGGCGGACACCCCCGAGCGTCTCGCGGCCTACGTCCGGGCCGACGGCCTGCACACCGCCTTCAACTTCGACTTCCTCATGTGCGGTTGGGACGCCAAGGACCTGCGGGCGGTCGTCGACGACTCCCTCGCGATGCTCGGCGCGGTGGGCGCACCGGCCACCTGGGTGCTCTCCAACCACGACGTCATGCGCCACCCCAGCCGCTACGGCCGTACACCGGCCCGGAGCTGGACGGTCGACGCGCGCTATGAACCCGAAGGGCCCCTCGACCTCGCCCTGGGCGTCCGGCGCGCCCGGGCCGCCGCCCTGCTGATGCTCGCCCTGCCCGGCGGCGCCTACGTCTACCAGGGCGAGGAACTGGGTCTGCCCGAGGTCGAGGACCTGCCGGAGTCCGCCCTCCAGGACCCGATCTGGGAACGCTCCGGCCACACCGACCGGGGCCGGGACGGCTGCCGCGTGCCGATCCCCTGGTCCGGCGTAACGGCCCCCTACGGCTTCGGCGCCGGCGCCGGGCCCTGGCTGCCGCAGCCGGACGACTGGGCGGACCTCAGCGTCGAGGCCCAGACCGCAGACCCGGCCGCCATGCTGGAGCTCTACCGCACGGCCCTGCGCGTCCGCCGTGCCCACCCCGCCCTCGGCGACGGCACCATGACCTGGCGGGACGCTCCCGAGGGGGTGCTGTCCTTCAGCCGGGAGCCGGGCTTCGTCTGCGTGGTCAACCTCTCCACCGAGCCGTACGAGCTGCCCGGACACTCCGCGCTCCTGGTCTCCAGCGGCCCGCTCGAGGGCGGTGTGCTGGCGCCGGACCAGGCGGTGTGGCTGACGGTGTAGACGCCGGGAACCGCGCCGCCCGGGCCGTACGCTGGTGCCATGGCTCCTCGTACGGCTGGTACGGCTCGTCCGGCGGAGCGGACACCGGTCTCGCTCACGGTCCGGCCGTCGGTAGGCGCCCTGCTGCCGCTGATCGGCGCGATGGGCTACGCCGAGGGCAGGTTCGCGCACTCCGCCGAGCTCGCCCTGCCGACCGGCGCGGCGCAACTGCTGGTGAACCTGGACGGGGACTCCCTGTCCTCCTCCCCGCTGAAGGGCGCGGACCGGCGTACCCGGGGCGCGGCCGTGCACGGGCCCTACACGGAGCCGGCCCTGATCGACCCGGCGCAGCAGCGGGCCGTCGTCTGGGTGGCGTTCCGGCCCGGCGGGGCCCACCCCTTCCTGACCGCCCCGGTCTCCGCGGTCCGCGACGAGCTGGTCGGGCTCGACGAGCTGTGGGGAACGGACGGCGCGGTGCTGCGCGAGCGGCTGCTGGCGGCCATGGCCGCCGGTGGCCCGGCGGCCGGGCTGCGGGAGCTGGAGGCGGCCCTGCTGGCGCGGGCGGAACACCCCTTGGAGCCCGACCCGGCGGTCCGCCTCGCCGCGGCGCTGCTCGACCGCGGCACGCCCGTCGCCGAGGTCGCCGACCGGCTCGGCTGGACCGCCAGGCGGCTGGCCCGCAGATGCACCGAACAGCTGGGGCTCCCGCCCAAGCGGTATGCGCGCATCCGGCGCTTCCAGCGGCTGCTGGGCCGCGTGAACGCAGGGCACGGGGCGCCCGACTGGACGGTCCTCGCCGCGGACTGCGGCTACCACGACCAGGCCCATCTCATCCACGAGTTCCGCGCCCTCGCCGGGATCACGCCGACCGCGTACGCACCGCGCTCGCCGCTCGAACGCAACCACGTTCCGCTCGGCGGGTGACGGATTCCACCCGGCCGGCCGTTTTCTACAATCCACGCCCCCCCGGGACCCGCGATCGTGAAGGCATGACGAACGCAACCGGCGAACCCGCCGTCACCCGCCTCTACGCACGGCTCGTGGTCTGCGACGCGGCCCGGGCCGTCGACTTCTACCGGGACGCGCTCGGCGCCGAGGAGACCGAGCGGTACACCGGCCCCGACGGGACCATCGTGCACGCCATGCTGCGCCTCGGCGGGGCCGCGATCGCGGTCAAGGACGCCGACCCCGCGGACCCGGCGCCCACGTCCCTCGGCGGCAGCCCGGTGATCATGGCGCTCGACGTGTCCGACGCCGACGCCGTGGCCGAGGCCATGCTGAGGCGCGGGGCGACGGTGGTGTACCCCGTCGCCGACCAGCACTACGGGCAGCGCGGCGGCCGCCTCGCCGACCCGTTCGGCCATCTCT
This is a stretch of genomic DNA from Streptomyces hawaiiensis. It encodes these proteins:
- a CDS encoding glycoside hydrolase family 13 protein, which translates into the protein MYLTAPWWRSAVIYQVYIRSFADGNGDGIGDIAGLRTRLPYLKSLGVDAIWINPWYKSPMADHGYDVADFRDIDPLFGTLTDAERLIEEAHAHGIRVIPDLVPNHTSDQHAWFQAALRAGPDSPERARYVFRPGRGPGGSEPPNDWVSCFGGPAWTRLPDGDWYLHLFAPEQPDLNWQHSEVREEFESILRFWFSRGVDGFRIDVAHGLIKHPELPDLPPRAEPAVVGPLTRRDEIHPHLDHPHWDRDEVHEIYRAWRKVADEFPGERSFVAEAWADTPERLAAYVRADGLHTAFNFDFLMCGWDAKDLRAVVDDSLAMLGAVGAPATWVLSNHDVMRHPSRYGRTPARSWTVDARYEPEGPLDLALGVRRARAAALLMLALPGGAYVYQGEELGLPEVEDLPESALQDPIWERSGHTDRGRDGCRVPIPWSGVTAPYGFGAGAGPWLPQPDDWADLSVEAQTADPAAMLELYRTALRVRRAHPALGDGTMTWRDAPEGVLSFSREPGFVCVVNLSTEPYELPGHSALLVSSGPLEGGVLAPDQAVWLTV
- a CDS encoding helix-turn-helix domain-containing protein, coding for MAPRTAGTARPAERTPVSLTVRPSVGALLPLIGAMGYAEGRFAHSAELALPTGAAQLLVNLDGDSLSSSPLKGADRRTRGAAVHGPYTEPALIDPAQQRAVVWVAFRPGGAHPFLTAPVSAVRDELVGLDELWGTDGAVLRERLLAAMAAGGPAAGLRELEAALLARAEHPLEPDPAVRLAAALLDRGTPVAEVADRLGWTARRLARRCTEQLGLPPKRYARIRRFQRLLGRVNAGHGAPDWTVLAADCGYHDQAHLIHEFRALAGITPTAYAPRSPLERNHVPLGG
- a CDS encoding VOC family protein, yielding MTNATGEPAVTRLYARLVVCDAARAVDFYRDALGAEETERYTGPDGTIVHAMLRLGGAAIAVKDADPADPAPTSLGGSPVIMALDVSDADAVAEAMLRRGATVVYPVADQHYGQRGGRLADPFGHLWMISQTIEDLTPGEIQRRTDELFT